Below is a genomic region from Strongyloides ratti genome assembly S_ratti_ED321, scaffold srae_scaffold0000002.
TTGTAACTTGAcctttttaaaactttactataaatagtattacttaatgtaatttaaagtttaaatatttaataaattttaatttaatattatcatgccaaatatattatttattattctaattttttcattaaaatattataatgtaaaaagTTGTATGAAAACTGATCCAAATAGTCTTTATAAAGCTAATTTTACTATGGATAGTCCTACAATAGTAATTAATATGTCAGATCCTCATCATAGTTATCATAATCATCATGGTCATTATGATTAtccttatttttatagaacaACAACTGtcacaacaacaacaacaactgAAAAAacatgtaattttaaattttaatataaaaaaaatatagtatattttttattttagttgaTTGTACAACTCCAATTCAAGTAAGTGGAACTAATAATGTTGTAAGAGTAACATCAACAATTGCTAATACAGATGATGGTGATTCAATTGCAGTTGTAACATGTACTGTTATAGATCCAAAAGCTAATAATCAAGCTTGGATGAAtgtaagttaaaaataatataattaaaaaataaattaaaataaattttaaggAAAATGGTTATGGGTGGTTTACATCACCAGATGGTCAACAAACAATGATACGAACATATAAATGTAATCATGAAACTGGAAGTTGGTATATTGGTAATACACCAACTGATGCCGTTAGATTTGTAAGATGCTCAGATAAGgatcaataatttttatcattagtaataataattataataataaaaataataataataattaaaataattttatattattatcttctGCCCATTTATCAATAACATTCAATGCATGTCTACTTTTTACATCATCCTCATTACATAATATTTCAtgtgaatttaaaaattcatcctttgaaatttttccctcaatatacatttttacaaTTCCAATACAACATCCCCTGACAGCAGATGTCAATTCAGAGTTAccattaatatttcttaatgttataaaaacaGGTAATGCTGCATGATACTGTCCAGTTCGATAACATTCATTTCCAAAaagtgataaaattttttcataataactactttttttatttaatcttcTTAAATAATCATCAGCCTCATTTATTTTtccattatttattaaacatttaatcATACAAAATTGGTATGTTGAACTTTCTGTAAGTTCAcctttgatatattttaatgattcttCACATTCTTTATAATCATGATTACCAATTAGCGCTTgactataattaaaattaaatataatatcttcggtaaaaaatgattttattgaATTAAGATATAGGAGGACATCTTCAAAATtttgttgtaaaaattttgatgatGCCATACATTGCCTTCCTGATATTGTATCACATTCTGTTTGACTTTCACCaactaaattaaataattctattGCTTCATTAATATGTTCAGatgatttattttcatatccTATTAATGTAAATGTTATAGCTTTTAAGATATATTCCTGAGCAACCTGTGgctctaaattttttataatatcatatGCTGCAGAGATATCATCAcgttttaaatgaaaaattataatatttatttttgcttCTGGTATTGTATCTATTAAAGATGGTAATACTTGTAATGCACCCTGCCCTCTTTTAAATACAACATtattatgttttaataaatctttacCAAAAAATGTTTCAGAATTTAGTAAATGTAAGATAGGTCTTATTTCATTTTGTGCTGATTCAGGTGTATGAAGTCTATATTTATTTGCTGCAGCCAAATTGATTGCCGTAACACTATCAGGATGTGCCTGAAGATATATTTGAAGAACTTGAAGAGAGATATCATAATAGTCTAATTTATAGTAACATAAtgctaaaaatatatttaaagcaacaaaatttttattgcttaagataatttttttataaatatcaataGCTTCTTGATAGTGCATTCTAAGGTAATGCATTGATGCCAAACATAACTGATCTTCAATggtatcttttaatttactatgatgaaacattaattttttttcttcaccTAATTTATGAGAAACATGAAATAATAATCTATTTTGTAAATCACTTTTTTCACCTTTTTCAGCAATTTCTTTAGCCTCATTATGCatacctaaaaaaaaatatgcaCATCCTAAATGTACCTCTGTTCCAGGTGGTGCTTTTtcatgttttaaaataatttcataaatttttgatgCTTTTTTATACTCACCAGCATGAAATGCACAATGCCCTAACCAtgataatgttttaatattatttgggTCTTGTTTTAATTGGTACTCAAGCATAGATATTGCACCATAATAATCTCTTTTAAGAAGAAATTCTTCCAAATTAAAAGTTTCCTGTATATTATGAATTGGATTGGATTCTTTTCCTAATCTAGAAGATTTATTTCTTGttaataactaaaatattaatttagaaatattttttaaaacttaccattttaaatttaaagttgTATTAAGAGATTAACATAACATAgtcaaattttaatttccatggtaacaaaaatttaaactatttttaaaataattatttattttatattattaaattttaaaatgacaaaaagtaaaatattttatattatattaaattaaattatttattggaatttatcaaattactataatatcaaaaatacatagaaaaagtaaattaaaatgttaaacataacttttttttgagatcaaaaatttataggcatatataaaaaaaaaactactcTGATAATGGTGAATTAATGCTTCCATTTTCCTCAaattcatcatcatcattacttgagtcttttttttcattacatAATGAATGTTTATCATCTGTAACTGttgtatcatttttttctttttttaacatctCTAAAAGCATCTCTCCGGACAACTTTGAAAATGGTGTTATTCTTTGATTTGTATTATGATTGTCATCATTATTAAGTGAAATTGCTACAATACCAAAACAGGCTTCTGACATTGCACGCATATCATCCGAAtgtttcttaaaataattattatattaaaaaaataaaagtaatttttaaacatacaACAATCATATCTTCACATGCATTTGACACTTCATGAACCATCCACGTGTGGCGGTGAACGTTAACTGCCCGATCATGTTTAAAATCACAAAGTTTACATGCATATCTTGGAATTCCTTTTTCTTTTCCTAAATGCCATAATACATGGAAACCTTTAAttcttgataaaatttttttttgacacaAATTACATTCTAACATATCTTTTAATGAATCAccaaaattttcatttatctttttttcattatctaatatattaatattttctgaCAATTTTTGTCTTTTTCTTGGTACACGATTTGCTGCCTCCTCCTGTTGTTTATCATATATTACCTGTGCTTCAAATGCTGAAGGACCAGGATTATTATTACATGTTCCTAGTAGTTGCATTGACAATTCTTGACAGGCATCCTGTAACTCAGATGAACGATCCTCAATCATATCAATATTAATTTCACCATGTACCTTTAAATGATGAGATTCTAATTGATCTTTTCTGTAATGTGCAATAGTACAACCATCATGTTTACAACGAAATCTATATTGTGAATACTCTTTAGCCatgtgataaaatatatgtatttgcCTTGAACCAGCTGTAATAGGTTTTTTACAACG
It encodes:
- a CDS encoding Tetratricopeptide repeat protein 26; translation: MLEYQLKQDPNNIKTLSWLGHCAFHAGEYKKASKIYEIILKHEKAPPGTEVHLGCAYFFLGMHNEAKEIAEKGEKSDLQNRLLFHVSHKLGEEKKLMFHHSKLKDTIEDQLCLASMHYLRMHYQEAIDIYKKIILSNKNFVALNIFLALCYYKLDYYDISLQVLQIYLQAHPDSVTAINLAAANKYRLHTPESAQNEIRPILHLLNSETFFGKDLLKHNNVVFKRGQGALQVLPSLIDTIPEAKINIIIFHLKRDDISAAYDIIKNLEPQVAQEYILKAITFTLIGYENKSSEHINEAIELFNLVGESQTECDTISGRQCMASSKFLQQNFEDVLLYLNSIKSFFTEDIIFNFNYSQALIGNHDYKECEESLKYIKGELTESSTYQFCMIKCLINNGKINEADDYLRRLNKKSSYYEKILSLFGNECYRTGQYHAALPVFITLRNINGNSELTSAVRGCCIGIVKMYIEGKISKDEFLNSHEILCNEDDVKSRHALNVIDKWAEDNNIKLF